The following DNA comes from Cytophagales bacterium.
AAATTTATTTCCTATGCCGTTTGGTGGATACGCCAGGCGATCATGTCCGCGATCAGTCAGCACTCAAGAGCAGTGAGACAGCCCATGAACCGGGTGAATAGCTACAATCAGGTGATGCGGTCAGTTTCGGAACTGGAGCAAAAATATCAACGAGAGCCTACGGATGAGGAAATTGCTGAAGCACTTGACTTTAACGAAGATTTCGTCCGTGAAATAAGACATGTCGGCAATCGAACCTCTTCACTCGATGCACCGATTCTTGCCGAAAGCACTTCAACCCTGGCAGACATGTTGCAAGATCAGGAGTCGCCAGACCCTGAAGCAAATGCGCTATTGAGCTCTGTGAAAATGGATGTTGAAATGGTCCTGAACTCATTGACCGATCGAGAAGCGATAGTCCTGGAGTTATTGTATGGCTTGAAAGGCAGCCGGAGCATGACTGCCGAGGAAATTGCTACCCTAATGGACCTTTCTCGTGAACGCGTTCGGCAGATCAAGGAATGCGCGTTGACCAAATTGAGACAAAAATTCCAAAAAGCGCAACACCTAAAGT
Coding sequences within:
- a CDS encoding RNA polymerase sigma factor RpoD/SigA is translated as MKQLKILFQITNRTLTLEKYFQEVGRHEMISPEEEVILAQRIQAGDQIALEKLTKANLRFVVSVAKQYDRGIHNLTLGDLISEGNIGLMRAASKFDPSKGFKFISYAVWWIRQAIMSAISQHSRAVRQPMNRVNSYNQVMRSVSELEQKYQREPTDEEIAEALDFNEDFVREIRHVGNRTSSLDAPILAESTSTLADMLQDQESPDPEANALLSSVKMDVEMVLNSLTDREAIVLELLYGLKGSRSMTAEEIATLMDLSRERVRQIKECALTKLRQKFQKAQHLKSHLS